In the genome of Sardina pilchardus chromosome 14, fSarPil1.1, whole genome shotgun sequence, one region contains:
- the tlr8b gene encoding toll-like receptor 8b produces MRLILLLALCSTVTLHKRHHTTKWQCSVTGNSTYVDVDCSDRNLKVIPEKLPGNVTELNLSVNQIKYVAATTLKHLLNLTLIDLNSNCIEYFNNKEPPFLHCEGLTTLLLDHNKLSKVPRQLPVTLSNLSLASNQISSVKSEDFSNLSLIQSINLDDNCYFHSSCSGSLIIENGTFRNLSSLTNLSLTKNRLQEVPQYLPKSIQFLKLLLNTIAHINQWDFSGLTSLQFLDLSGNCPFCPNAPFPCKPCGDNGLEIHPQAFAHLAQLEELRLSGNSLKTVNSTWFRNLTRLRYLFLSFNLLINEIQTGSFLSMLPHVEVIDLSYNNLNKALFPRLTISQHFANMTSLRSLHLQGYYFLRLHSDDLKPLYNLRNLTVLNMGVNFLQKIDFSFLKMFYNLSVFTLVENQLTSLPTPESSCCLTCRQVRASGHSDPPILDGPPILFRPYIHRDEDYRLYPPAIKPACINAGNVLDLSRNLFFVINPTNFNNTENIACFNLSSNSIGGIFTGSEFSLFPKLKYLDLSHNRVYLSSDQAFTELQDLEILDLNHNKHYFQVVGLNHSLAFTRYLKSLKVLYLNWNEISSLTEPHMHSISLEKLYFAGNHLDMMWSNSQGFNLFKNLTCLQTLDISFNMLKRIPNSVYENLPDTLKYLYLNQNRLASFNWTVLSCLPWLEELHLSKNELVHVATSLSSLTHQLKVLDLSHNRIAQLSGLLLSETQSLKILDLSHNYLTTLNETTFQTGEPDSLQTLRLDNNPFHCTCDLLDFILWIRISPVFLPNLVTKVQCYLPESKRGRSIMLSDIDICMNDDLAQILYVVTSSVVILSLFVAVCAHLFYWDVSYIFSFLRAKVKTQRPNSAKYAYNAFIMYDTSDPLASDWVLHHLRVELEECDGERSRPLCLEERDWIPGTPVLDNLSQSVRLSRKTVFVLTERFLGSSLFKMAVFLAHQRLLEEGVDVMVLLQLQPVLQRSRILGLRRCLRQSSVLQWPANPAAHDWFWQQLRSTVRTERLAKHSSLHRKYFSGR; encoded by the coding sequence ATGAGGTTGATTTTGTTGCTGGCACTCTGTTCAACGGTCACTCTCCATAAAAGACATCACACTACGAAGTGGCAGTGTTCTGTGACAGGGAACAGCACGTATGTGGATGTGGATTGCTCTGACAGGAATTTAAAAGTAATCCCTGAGAAGCTCCCTGGGAATGTGACAGAACTCAACCTTTctgtaaatcaaatcaaatatgtgGCGGCAACAACTCTCAAACATCTATTAAATTTAACTCTAATTGATTTAAATAGCAACTGTATTGAATACTTTAATAATAAGGAGCCTCCATTTTTACACTGCGAAGGTTTAACTACACTGCTTCTTGACCATAACAAACTTTCCAAAGTGCCGAGACAACTGCCTGTTACACTATCTAATCTGAGTTTggcatcaaatcaaatcagttcTGTTAAGTCAGAGGACTTCTCAAACCTTTCACTCATCCAATCCATCAACCTTGATGACAACTGTTATTTTCATAGCAGCTGTAGCGGCTCCTTGATTATAGAAAATGGGACTTTTCGTAATCTCAGCAGCTTGACCAACCTCTCCTTGACTAAGAACCGATTACAGGAAGTCCCCCAGTACTTGCCCAAATCAATACAGTTTCTGAAATTACTTCTTAATACAATTGCACACATAAACCAATGGGATTTTAGCGGTTTGACTTCACTGCAGTTTCTTGACCTTTCCGGTAACTGCCCCTTTTGCCCTAACGCCCCATTCCCCTGTAAGCCCTGTGGAGACAACGGCTTGGAAATCCACCCCCAGGCCTTTGCCCATCTAGCCCAGCTGGAGGAACTGCGGCTATCGGGGAACTCTCTGAAGACTGTGAACTCTACTTGGTTTCGGAACCTCACTCGCTTGCGGTATCTGTTCCTCTCCTTCAACTTACTCATCAACGAGATCCAGACCGGAAGTTTCCTCTCCATGCTACCACACGTCGAAGTCATTGACCTGTCCTACAACAACCTCAACAAGGCTCTATTTCCAAGGTTAACTATTTCGCAACATTTTGCGAACATGACATCGCTGAGGTCCTTGCACCTTCAAGGCTATTACTTTTTAAGGCTTCACAGTGACGACCTGAAACCCCTTTACAACTTACGAAATCTTACTGTGCTGAATATGGGAGTCAATTTCCTCCAGAAGATAGATTTCtcctttttgaaaatgttttacaACTTGTCTGTTTTCACGCTAGTTGAAAATCAACTAACAAGTCTTCCGACACCAGAGTCGAGTTGTTGTCTCACTTGCAGACAAGTCAGGGCATCTGGACATAGCGATCCACCAATCCTGGACGGTCCACCAATTCTCTTCAGGCCGTACATTCATCGCGATGAGGACTACCGGCTTTATCCCCCTGCGATCAAGCCAGCGTGTATCAATGCTGGCAACGTGCTGGACCTCAGCCGGAACTTATTTTTTGTTATAAATCCAACAAATTTCAACAACACAGAAAACATTGCCTGTTTCAACCTCTCCTCAAACTCCATAGGGGGGATTTTTACTGGCTCTGAGTTCAGCCTTTTTCCAAAACTGAAATATCTCGATTTGTCTCACAACAGGGTTTATCTGTCATCAGATCAGGCCTTCACTGAATTGCAAGACCTGGAAATCTTAGATCtaaaccacaacaaacactaCTTCCAGGTGGTGGGGTTAAACCACAGTTTAGCATTCACCCGCTATCTGAAGTCGCTAAAAGTCCTTTACTTAAATTGGAATGAGATTAGCTCACTGACAGAACCCCACATGCATAGCATATCTCTGGAGAAGTTGTACTTCGCAGGGAATCATCTGGACATGATGTGGAGCAACAGCCAAGGTTTCAACTTATTCAAAAACCTTACGTGTTTGCAAACTCTTGATATTTCCTTCAATATGCTGAAAAGGATTCCTAACAGTGTGTACGAGAACTTGCCAGACACTTTGAAATATTTATACCTGAATCAGAATAGACTGGCGTCTTTCAACTGGACTGTTCTGAGTTGCCTACCTTGGCTTGAAGAACTGCATCTAAGCAAAAACGAACTGGTTCATGTGGCCACAAGTCTCTCCTCACTGACTCACCAGCTTAAGGTGTTGGATCTTAGCCACAACAGGATAGCGCAGCTATCTGGGTTACTGCTCTCGGAAACTCAGAGTTTGAAGATTCTGGATCTCAGTCATAATTATCTGACCACCCTCAATGAGACCACTTTCCAGACGGGTGAGCCTGACTCTCTCCAAACGCTTCGATTGGACAATAATCCCTTCCATTGCACGTGCGACCTTCTGGACTTCATCCTGTGGATTCGCATTAGCCCCGTGTTCCTGCCCAACCTGGTGACCAAAGTGCAGTGTTACCTCCCGGAGTCCAAGAGAGGCAGGTCTATCATGCTATCTGACATTGACATCTGCATGAACGATGACCTCGCTCAAATCCTCTACGTCGTCACTTCCTCTGTAGTGATCTTATCGCTGTTTGTCGCTGTCTGCGCTCACCTTTTTTACTGGGACGTGTCGTACATCTTCAGCTTCTTGAGAGCGAAAGTGAAAACGCAACGGCCAAACTCTGCCAAGTACGCGTACAATGCTTTCATCATGTACGACACCAGTGACCCGCTCGCCTCTGATTGGGTGCTGCACCACCTGAgggtggagctggaggagtgTGACGGCGAGAGGTCCCGCCCTCTCTGTCTGGAGGAACGGGATTGGATACCCGGCACGCCCGTCTTGGACAACCTCTCGCAGAGCGTGCGTCTGAGCCGGAAGACGGTCTTTGTGCTGACCGAGCGCTTCCTGGGCAGCAGCCTGTTCAAGATGGCGGTCTTCCTGGCCCACCAGCGCCTCCTGGAGGAGGGAGTGGACGTGatggtgctgctgcagctgcagccgGTGCTGCAGAGGTCCCGCATCCTGGGCCTGCGCCGCTGTCTGAGGCAGAGCAGCGTGCTCCAGTGGCCCGCCAACCCGGCCGCCCACGACTGGTTCTGGCAGCAGCTCCGCAGCACCGTGCGCACCGAGAGACTCGCCAAACACAGCAGCCTGCACAGGAAGTACTTCTCTGGACGCTAG